The window CCAATCGCGTGCGGAGCCACCAGAACACCGTCGATTCGCGCTCGAACGTGAGCAGGCTGCCGGAATCGACGTACGAGATGGCGGGCGAATCGGTTGACACGGTGATGCGCAAAGTGAGAAGTTCGAAGTGCGAGGTACGAATATGTCTCCGTTACGCTCCGCGTGACCGTGCCGGCTCCTGCGGCGCCTGACTCGCAAACCGCTCCGACGGCTCTGCTGATGTCAGTTCCAAATATAACTGTTCGAGCGACGTATGGTCGTGAGACAACCGGCGGCGAAGCTCCGCGAGCGTGCCCAGAAACTTCATTCGGCCCTGTTCGAGAATCCCTATTCGATCGGCGATCTCTTCGACGACCGCGAGCGAATGCGTTGACATGAACACCGTCATTCCTCGACTGGCTTTCGCCCGCAGCAGGTCTTTTGCGAGCCTCATGCTCCGCGGATCGAGTCCGACCATCGGCTCATCGACGACCAACACCGTCGGGTCGTGCAAGAGTGCCGCGGCAAACGCCAGCCGCTGTTTCATTCCGTGCGAATACGTTTCCGTGCGGTCGTCGAGGAAGGGGGCTAGTTGAAAGTCTTGCACTTCGCGATCGATGCGCGCGGCCGCCTCCTTCCGCTCCATGCCGTGCATGTCGCCGACAAAGGCAAGAAACTCGCGCCCCGACAGTTTATCGTACAGATAGGGTTCGTCGGGCACGTATCCCAACAGCCGATTGGCTTGCCGCGTTTCGCGGACCACGTCGTGCCCGCAAATGCGCACGTGCCCCGAGCTTGGATGGAGTAGCCCGACCATCATCTTGATCGTGGTCGTTTTCCCCGCCCCGTTGGGTCCCAAGAGAGCAAATAATTCCCCTGCCGCAACGACGAGATCGAGTTCGGCGACGGCCAGCTTGTCGCCGTAGGCCCGCGAGACTTGGGCGAATTCGATCATGAAATACCTTCCCCTACCAATCGCTCCCGGCGTCTCGGCTCATTTCCTCGATGCGCCGGCGAAATGCCCGCTGCCACGCCTCGCCATTGGCGTCGCTCGAGCGGCGCGCGGTCAGCTCGGGGGGAAGCCGGACAAATGCCAATTTGGAACCGAGCAGGTCCATCTCCTGCCGCAGCACCGCGCCGGAGTCGTCGACCCACATTTTGCCGCGCGGCGCCCGCGAAGCGCCATAGGTCGAACCCGAATCGGATCGATACACGACCAGCAATGTATTGACGCCCGCCCCGTTCCACATCAACGTCTCGCGCCCCTCGACGCTCGCTTGCAGGATCTCCATTGGGCTGTCGGGCGGGCGCAATGGATTGTAAACCGGCACCGTCCAGACCTGGCCCAAGTGCAGGCCCGGCATTCGCGCTTGAGGTGAAAGCTCGTCGCCGATCAGCGCATCGCGGGGCAGGTAGCGCTCCGTCATATAGTTCGCGCCGCCCGCGTCAACTCGCAACTTCAATTGCGATCCTTCGACCGTCCCCTCGATCACAATCTCCTCGGGGATGTCCCCCACCCGGATCGACGAGCGAAATCCCGAGAGCCGATTAAGCGGGTCGATCTCCAAGCGGCTGAAGGCGTCCATGTGGATCTGTTTGCCGAGGGGCGCGATGGCGTCGTGGACGAAGCCGCGCATCCAGATTGGCGCCATCTCGTCGACCGGAATCCGCGAAAAGTGGACGTGGCTGCGAATTTCGGTCATTCCGACCGTAGGATGGGTCGGAACGCTCGTCGCCCAGCCAACAGGGCTGCTGTTCCAGGTAACGCTCCAGCCGATCGGCGCCACGGACGCGTCCAGACCTGCGTAGACCGAACGGAAGCTGGGCGGGTCGCCGCGCCGCAGCGGCGGCAGCACCTTCTCGACCATCAGCCACGACATGGTTGAGAGCCAAAACAACGTGACGACGAGATTAGTCCAACGATGTTCCATAACGGCGGCACCAGGTCACTCTGTCTCAGAGGCTCCCGCTGTGTCCTCGTATTCTATCTGCCGCGACCGAAACCACAAAATCATTCCCCGCGAGTCCCTCATCCGCTCTTCATCATCCGACTGGATTGCCGGAGCGATGCGACCGATCTTGACTTGCGGCAACGACT of the Pirellulales bacterium genome contains:
- a CDS encoding ABC transporter ATP-binding protein, which codes for MIEFAQVSRAYGDKLAVAELDLVVAAGELFALLGPNGAGKTTTIKMMVGLLHPSSGHVRICGHDVVRETRQANRLLGYVPDEPYLYDKLSGREFLAFVGDMHGMERKEAAARIDREVQDFQLAPFLDDRTETYSHGMKQRLAFAAALLHDPTVLVVDEPMVGLDPRSMRLAKDLLRAKASRGMTVFMSTHSLAVVEEIADRIGILEQGRMKFLGTLAELRRRLSHDHTSLEQLYLELTSAEPSERFASQAPQEPARSRGA